From one bacterium genomic stretch:
- a CDS encoding polysaccharide deacetylase family protein: MKVPILFYHKISRPNPKAKVSALYVTPYNFRRQMRYLKWRSYKTISLYELLNWLDGTKKLPPKSIILTFDDGYEDNYTYAFPILKEFGFTATIFLITKDIGGSSGWINSEETIKEPLLSWDKIKEMANYGIDFQPHTHTHPSLPKLDKEKIKEELVISREIIEKQLEKKADFLCYPYGHFNSGVQQILKEVGYKCALTTKRGRVKQNDNLYALNRIGIKDTHGLFRFIRYVEFKYR; the protein is encoded by the coding sequence ATGAAAGTTCCGATTCTGTTTTATCACAAAATTAGCCGACCAAATCCTAAGGCAAAAGTATCAGCCCTATATGTTACACCATATAATTTTCGCCGTCAGATGAGGTATCTTAAGTGGCGCAGTTATAAGACCATCAGCTTATATGAATTGCTCAATTGGCTTGACGGTACAAAAAAACTTCCCCCAAAATCTATTATTCTCACATTTGATGACGGATATGAGGACAATTATACTTACGCATTCCCTATTCTAAAAGAGTTCGGATTTACCGCGACTATTTTTCTGATAACAAAAGATATCGGCGGTTCATCCGGATGGATAAATAGTGAGGAAACTATAAAAGAACCTCTACTCTCGTGGGATAAGATAAAAGAAATGGCGAATTACGGTATAGATTTTCAGCCGCATACTCATACACATCCATCCCTACCTAAACTGGATAAAGAAAAAATAAAAGAAGAACTCGTTATTTCAAGAGAGATAATCGAAAAACAACTGGAAAAGAAAGCGGATTTTTTATGTTATCCATACGGACACTTCAATTCTGGGGTGCAACAGATTCTAAAAGAAGTCGGCTATAAATGCGCTTTAACTACAAAAAGAGGCCGAGTAAAGCAGAACGACAACCTTTACGCACTTAATAGAATAGGGATTAAAGATACGCACGGATTATTCCGTTTTATAAGGTATGTAGAATTTAAGTATAGATGA
- a CDS encoding NYN domain-containing protein, which translates to MLIVDGYNVLMQMGLRDKTLEARRDHFISILSRRDKMFGGIMVVFDGKEEFGDLPNRGTSNISVFYTKNGTADDHIKSLIERSKNSKSLVIATDDREIKDFAKMHFCKLISSLELISKVSPVRKELPEEPEENKDDFVNSVKARAITEELKKKWE; encoded by the coding sequence ATGCTAATCGTTGACGGATATAATGTGCTTATGCAGATGGGGTTAAGAGATAAGACTCTGGAAGCAAGAAGAGACCATTTTATAAGCATATTGAGCAGAAGAGATAAAATGTTTGGTGGGATAATGGTAGTCTTTGACGGGAAAGAAGAATTCGGTGATTTGCCTAACAGAGGAACCTCGAATATAAGTGTTTTTTATACAAAAAACGGAACGGCTGACGACCACATTAAATCCCTTATAGAAAGAAGTAAAAATTCAAAATCGCTGGTAATAGCAACAGATGACAGGGAAATCAAAGATTTTGCAAAAATGCATTTTTGTAAACTTATATCTTCGCTTGAGCTAATAAGCAAAGTTTCCCCCGTTAGAAAAGAACTTCCTGAAGAACCCGAAGAAAACAAAGACGATTTTGTGAATAGTGTCAAAGCAAGGGCAATTACCGAGGAACTTAAAAAAAAGTGGGAATAA